In Humulus lupulus chromosome 7, drHumLupu1.1, whole genome shotgun sequence, the following are encoded in one genomic region:
- the LOC133788994 gene encoding coniferyl alcohol acyltransferase-like, whose protein sequence is MGLGDEEAKQFLVTIKKEEVVAPLRSTPLAQEHWLPMSNLDLLFSSKTDVASILCYKKPKSSQPNFNGHSLIVSLKKSLAQVLVPFFPLAGELVHNSLGEPEIWCNNRGVDFIEAYADVELEKLNLYNLDESFVIGKLVPEKKRGILAVQATELKCGSMVVVCLFDHRCLDGYSGSMFITSWAEFTRSKPLIYNRPSLRRSILNPHRLGCIDTTVQDMYVHKETPETPSLSILNNDHPILSSRLYYIKAEHIKNLQIQASSNNNNNITKFESFSAFLWKMIAKSSSASNVKKLCRMGFFVDGRKLLAGGEGEDNMMKFYIGNVLSTPFWGKKICDLNKEPLNQVAREVHECLETILTKEHFLGILDWVEALRPKPGMFRISSFERDDGLNFIMSSGLRLLYGEGDFGWGKPILWSAHFPSGFQEIAKGGYVMPMLNPNGNGDWVVYMHLHMSQLEFIEKEASNILVPLTFDHLEKIHYTNINSKI, encoded by the exons atgggtttAGGAGATGAAGAAGCTAAACAATTCCTAGTGACAATAAAGAAGGAAGAGGTGGTGGCACCACTACGTTCTACGCCACTAGCCCAAGAGCATTGGTTGCCAATGTCCAACCTCGACCTTCTATTCTCATCAAAAACCGATGTCGCAAGTATCTTATGCTACAAGAAGCCCAAATCAAGCCAACCAAACTTCAATGGCCATTCTTTGATTGTGAGTTTGAAAAAGAGCTTGGCTCAAGTCTTGGTGCCCTTCTTTCCATTAGCCGGCGAATTGGTCCACAACTCTCTGGGTGAGCCTGAGATTTGGTGTAACAATCGTGGTGTTGATTTTATTGAAGCTTATGCTGACGTTGAACTTGAAAAACTCAACTTGTATAACCTTGACGAAAGCTTTGTCATAGGCAAGTTGGTGCCAGAGAAGAAGCGTGGCATTCTTGCggttcaa GCAACAGAACTCAAGTGTGGCAGTATGGTGGTGGTGTGCCTATTTGACCATCGTTGTCTTGACGGCTACTCAGGTAGCATGTTCATAACATCATGGGCTGAATTCACACGATCTAAACCTCTCATCTATAATCGCCCCTCACTCCGGCGATCTATACTAAACCCTCATCGCCTTGGTTGCATTGACACCACCGTCCAAGATATGTATGTTCACAAAGAAACTCCTGAAACCCCTTCACTTAGTATACTCAACAATGATCACCCTATCTTAAGTAGTCGCTTGTACTATATTAAAGCTGAACATATCAAGAATCTCCAAATCCAAGCTAGctcaaacaacaacaacaacataacTAAGTTTGAGTCTTTTAGTGCTTTCTTATGGAAGATGATTGCAAAATCTTCTTCTGCGTCTAATGTCAAAAAGTTATGTAGAATGGGATTCTTTGTTGACGGTCGGAAGTTGTTAGCTGGAGGTGAAGGAGAAGATAACATGATGAAGTTCTACATTGGCAATGTTTTATCAACTCCATTTTGGGGCAAGAAAATTTGTGATCTTAACAAAGAGCCACTAAATCAGGTGGCCCGAGAAGTCCACGAGTGTTTGGAAACAATTTTGACGAAGGAACATTTCTTGGGTATTCTAGACTGGGTAGAGGCACTCCGTCCAAAGCCAGGAATGTTTAGAATATCAAGCTTTGAAAGAGATGATGGACTAAATTTTATAATGTCATCTGGTCTACGACTTCTATATGGAGAGGGCGATTTTGGGTGGGGTAAACCTATTTTGTGGTCGGCTCATTTTCCAAGTGGATTTCAAGAGATAGCAAAAGGTGGCTACGTGATGCCGATGTTAAACCCAAATGGCAATGGCGATTGGGTGGTGTACATGCATCTACATATGTCGCAGTTGGAGTTTATAGAgaaagaagcttctaatattcttGTGCCCTTAACTTTTGATCACCTAGAAAAAATACATTATACAAATATAAATAgtaaaatataa